One part of the Salvelinus sp. IW2-2015 unplaced genomic scaffold, ASM291031v2 Un_scaffold979, whole genome shotgun sequence genome encodes these proteins:
- the LOC112069317 gene encoding transcription factor 21, whose translation MPVLQMSWEKLTAVAEARGPACERTLRLRAEVKPTDMSTGSESDGEDIETRHKRTDAPFESNKTKRNVAQRRYTSNECSDDEFATDDGHEVETKRSHSAAAGGKXLHQKDGRQMQRNAANARERARMRLLSKAFSRLKTCLPWVPADTKLSKLDTLRLASSYITHLRQLLQDNHYESSVVHPVSL comes from the exons ATGCCAGTGCTCCAGATGTCGTGGGAAAAGCTGACAGCTGTGGCCGAGGCACGTGGGCCTGCGTGTGAAAGGACGCTACGTCTGCG GGCAGAGGTGAAACCGACAGACATGTCCACCGGCTCAGAAAGCGACGGAGAGGACATTGARACACGTCACAAACGGACTGACGCTCCGTTCGAAAGCAACAAAACCAAACGGAACGTTGCACAGAGACGTTACACTTCCAACGAGTGCTCAGACGACGAGTTCGCTACTGACGACGGTCACGAAGTCGAAACCAAGCGATCGCACAGCGCCGCTGCCGGAGGAAAACAMCTTCATCAAAAGGATGGTCGGCAGATGCAAAGGAACGCTGCGAACGCCAGAGAGAGGGCGAGGATGAGGCTGCTGAGCAAAGCGTTTTCCAGGCTGAAAACGTGCCTGCCGTGGGTCCCGGCCGATACCAAACTGTCCAAACTGGACACGCTGCGACTAGCATCTAGCTATATAACACACCTCCGACAGCTACTACAAGACAACCACTACGAGAGCAGCGTTGTACACCCTGTCAGCCTG